TAAAGATTGAGTCTTGATAAATGGGATGGACATAAAATGTAGGAATGTCTCTCTAttttctcaatatatatatattgtgacaGTTGCAGAAAGCTATGCAGAGTTGGGATTGGTATTGACATATAAAGAAAGAtacagaaaatgaaaaagaacaGAGTTTTTAGGAAAGAGAAGGTAACAGCagctttatttttatttttttctgttgGAGAAAATGCAGAGAGTAAATCTCCTTGTTTGTTGTATACAGATCAAATTACAGGACTCGCACATTGAGAAATGAAAACTCACATAATCTAATAATTACAGGGGAATAATTGTGTTGAATATCTTtctctttttcacttttttttttttttgtgacaatttttttattttttattttttactttttgccCTTTGTGACTAGGATTATCAGTGGGGCCTacttttcttttccatttaattttatttttaaaaaaaagattaaaaacataaaggagggtaaaatagtttaaaaagtATCATAGTTATTAGAGTATTTTTATAAGAGGAGATAAATACGATAGATAATTTGAGACAGAAATAATTATTggtatagtttttttttgtactataGATGGCGATAAACAAAGAATGAAACAATGTgataaatgttaatatactaatatttatggcaagaatatacaaaataattaacGGACTTTTGATTTAGACGGTTGTTATCTAGATACAAAGATGGGTAATATATTAATACTGATGGTAATAATATGATAACTAATTAACGGTTTGGATGGTTGTTACCTACTTACCTAGACGTTGTGGACAGATTTAGCATCTaggtatatttaaatataaatgaaatgataCTTTAGATATGTAATGATACAATAAATCGTTGAGATATAAAACTTGATGCGatagtttatgtattttttactattaaatCTAACAAatttacctaattaatttatatatgttttgtacTATTAAAACTAACAAATTTACCTGATTAGTTTATATATGCTTTTTACTATtaactctaaaaaaatttacatgatTAGTGTCAACCACCAGATATAAATAACAACTtacctataaattataattagcTTCTAGAAATTGTACTTCAACTTTACCTTTCTTAATATGTCTATGCTAACATAAATGGTAACTATTTATTCAAGCTCAGTATTTATGTTAACCAacttaatttatcataattatatatatagtaaaatattaatcattGTTATTTACTAATTGGTAAAATTGAACTAACAGACAtaatgtcatattttttttggttatttttttaatgcaaataTTGGGTAATAATTTTcgatgatataataatttaacaCTTTATTTATCACTAACAAGTCTTTCGGGACACTCcactataatatttaaaatgtactttttttaattataactataatGATAATGTGCAATAAAAGCAAAATGTCAATAATTggaaataattctttttcttgttgGTATTATTTGTAGCATATTAATTTTAGTATAGTTAGGACCAATAAATAACTAATaagtgtttttattattatgtcatgaatttaatatatatatatataacatatcttttgatatttcaaagtaaattaacttatcaatattaatatcttgtaaattatgataatgtgaatcttttgataagaaaaatgatttttgtatttaaaaaataaagtaatattaaaaatagggacacaaaggtaaaaaaataaagatattttaaagggggaaaaagaagaacaaagaaaaagagaatCCTAGATTAATACTTATCCTTATTCcactttaattattaaattttaatgaaattgataaacaatatatgataataagtatttttttaaatgttgagattaattttataatatgatatttaattgtTAGCTTGATTCCATAGCACATGCATCACATGAATGGGAGAAATATTTTATGTGGAAATGGAATGACAGGAAAaggattatattatattaaggaaaaataaaaaagtaaccaacaaaaaagaaattataataaatgatgATAGAGTCGTAATCAAACTCTTCTTAATCTATTTTAACTTGttaattattcttatcataCTCCAATTTTGGTTTGACACCTCCTAATTAAATAATTCCGCGTGATGGACGCTTCGATATCCGCAACATTGCGAGAAGTCTAATACGTAGATTTAATTCATAATccaataattttgatttaaatttaagTTAACATTTCGTAGTCATATAAAAACTCAACCACTAAAAAAAAAGATCGTTATAAGTTGCGTTAAGCCCACGTGATAAATATAACctacataaaagaaaaagttcaaTGATCAAAATGGATGgtttttgttttctattctAACTGTCCACACATATAACACGTTTAAGATCAtacgattaaaaataaaaaaatatttagagatattcaatatattttaaatttattatcattacattaaaataaaaccAGACAAGCCAATTGAAACGAAACCAAAAGGTAGTAATAACTAAGCAAAATCTCCTACTATCCTATATATGGCCCAACTCCTATTAGTGTagtattatgaatatattagcTCAGCGCGCTGTTGTAAATTGTCGGGAGAAATGGCCAACTCATTGATAAAGACAATTTGCTATGACACCATAACAAACAACACCTACTCtacctttttttatttatttattgctttATATATTTCTCATTCTATTAAATGACATTTATTTGAAACAAGGGTAAATTTGTAAAGTTTTTAAGGTGTACGGGTTGATCAATTTGGATTTGACGGGTACGTTTTTAGTTGATAGATTTCTGAAGGTGAGATGCACATGATGTTTTTAGAAGAATTTTATATTAGAATGAATGAGAAAAATCAAGTTATGATACTTTAcaagaaaagttttttttttaatcaaatgtgTGTTTTTTGAAGTTtggtaatttgaaaataaaattgtacGAACCTAAATTGAATTAAATGGACTTGAGATGttactagaaagaaaatttGAGGGGcaagtatgatttttttttttgtgggacACAATAGTCAATACACATGGTCTTATTGTTGACAATGCCATTTAAGTGTCTTTGGGTACAAGTtcttaatttgatatatattttaaagcATTGATTATGATAGGTATGTATATACCTTAAATACTAGTATACcaattgtattttaattttgtgcagCCAAAATTGCTCTAACATACACCAAGGATGATGAAGATAGAGAATTTCTCGTAAATCATTTCAATCACTACAAGATTTCTCGTAAACTAAGTTAATCATCGAGATGAAAGAAATAACGAGTAATGATGAAGATAGAGAATTCTTGATTTAGTTTTCCATCTTAACGATAGAAAATAGGATTTAATCGAATTCTATGCGAGTCAATTAGTTCCAACAATACAAGTATGTAATGAGTGCAAAAGGATCTCTTCATTGAGAAAGCGGCCTGAAAAAGAAAGGCAagattaaaagaagaaaaagttgtAAATCAACTTCATAGTTTGAAATGAGCTTTACCTATAAATACTATTTTGTTCATCTGAATCTCTTCGTTTCTCCATTTACGACTTGGAACAATTTCATATATTTCTCTCACGCCCTGCCAGACGCAGTAGTAAACATGTTAGGACAACGAAAACACAAAGCATAGACACCCAGAAAGCATAGACATAATAACGTTTTGCTTCACTGAATAGCTTTTTGTGCTACTTCACATAACTGGTAAAGTTGCAATATTAAAGATATTGATGCACATTTGCATAGCAGACACAAGGAACGGGGAAGACAAGTGGAATCAGGAGTGCACTTTACCAGAAACATTCTCGGATTTGTACAGAAACTGTAGGATTGCTGATTGTTGTGATGGTAGAAGCTGGGAATTTTCAGTTCAGGAGAACTTTTACGGTTGGGAAATAGGAAGAGTCAGACTACTATTATCAGTTGGAGAAGATATTATACTAAACTTGCAGAAAGATTCGATTTACTGGATGGGAAAGGAGGATGTGATATTTTCTGTTAAAACGTGTTCTAATCTGTTGATGAAGAAAATGAATAGAGATGAGAATGACTGGCCAGggaaaataatttgaaagttCAAGGCTCCAAGTAAAGTTGTTTGCTTTTGTATGAGGCTTGTTTTACCGTTTACGCAGGAAAATTTGCAAAGAGGTTTTTCTATTTCTGTAAGAATAACGAAGAGACGGTGAATCTTAACTACTGCACAGCAAATTTGTTAggtgaaatattattataagataACAGCTTGTGGAGATGAAAGTTATCTTTATCATAGGATTTCTTACCTGTAAAGTGTGGAGTTCATCCGAGTTTCTGACTCTTAAAATTCCCTTGCAACGATAAACGTCCATGCCATACTTTTTATCCCAAAGGAGCTCCTCAAGCCATATACGAACCTATTGCCAAGAAGAGAAATGAGGACTTTAGTGATCCAAGATAGTGAAGAGTCAACCTTTGTGTATGAAATTGTGGTAAAACCACAACTGGAGCATAGAAAGGATAATAATATGTATGAGCTACAATAAACGGCTTCAAGGTGCACTAATCTTCATAAAACTTTTAGCATGTACAGGACCCTAAAGGACGAGTTTCCTAGATAGGAAAAAGATAATCAGACACCATTAGCAAGCCCCTTTTGCTTTACAAGGAAAGAATCAGAAAACTCAGAAGTAGCTAGCAAAAATCATAGCCCTGCAAGCACATACCAGCACCCCTTTCAAAAAGTTACCTTATCAAGATCAATCTGCTGCGCGTCACAGATGCACAATGTTCTGACTTCACTGTCATGAAGGCCTTTAGTAGTTAGAGATTTGTTCTCCTTTAACAATGCTTCAAGATGAGCAGCATGCTTTAAAAAATCAGGAAAATGGAAGATTATTTAGCTTTCCGTCTGCTATGTAGCAATAGCTGAATTTCATGTATAAGGATCATTGCTTACAGTAGGATCATATGCCTGACAGTTTAATATCTTCGATAAGTCAACTTGGCACCGCACAGAATGAATAATATTAGCAAGGGAATTAACATCACGTATTTCCTTCACCAGTTCCTCTAGCACCGCTCCCGAGTCATCTAGAGAAATTAGATCTACCTTGTTAAGAATGATAACATCCTACACACAACAGTTCACAAATAAGAGTTAGACATGATTTCATCCATAATCCAGACCTATTATATGAAGTACAGTCCTAGTTAGCACCTATAAGAATGGGAATACAACCACTGGAAAGTTGAAAAAACAGATTGAAAGCCTAATTAGAAACCTGAGATGATTGAATGGAGAAACTAACATATCAATTACCGCAAAAGCTATTTGTAAATAAGCTTCAGGAAATGAAGAGGAGTCAGGATTTGGTTTTAGCTGATACCGAAGGTTCTTTGCATCAACAACCTGTCACAGAAGCAAAACTAATCAAAACCCAACATTATGCAAAACTGGAAAATAAAATGGCAAGGATTTAAGAAGTGCAACGATGAGAACAACCTGTTGCATATGAAGTTAAATCATATAAGAGAACAGAATGAGTCCGTAAATGAAGTTAATAAGCAAGTCCTAAGATACACATCTAACCagtgaaataatttttaatctcAATATCTAAGAGAAACCATAGAACACCAAATTCTAAGCAGCTTCACTTCACAGATATAATTCTTTTCTCCATGCACAGaatagtaaaagaaaatgaGGAAAATTCTGAAAACACAAAACTCACAGTGATTATGGAGTCAAGCCTAACATCTGATTCCAGCTGATCATCCAACCAAAGCACAGATGCAAGAGGTGCAGGGTTTGCCAAACCAGTAGTCTCTAGCAATATATGATCAAGCCtgcaaacaaacaaaataactGCTCATCATTACATTTGAAAAAGGTGAAATACTTCAGCAAATAATTACAGAATTTCGTTGCCTTACTCCAAACTTAACATGTAAGGAATGATTATTCAAAGAACACACTTGTAAAAACAGACTTGTACTAGGATTATTAAGTAATACGAAAGTACAAGATGAAGATAAAAAGATAAGGTGATCAAACCAAATGGTGGTTACACAAAATGACACATTTCATCGTCACATACGACAGATTCAacaaatatgatacataaattttacATAATAATCGAAACAAACATTGTATTTAAAAGGACAATACAATATACAATAGGTTTTGACTTGACAAAAAGTTTGAATCTTGTTCTTAAACTAAAAACTGAAGATATGTAAGATATATCAACATGTCCTTTACTATTGTGATCCTAATCATGTCATGCGGAAAGTTGAAACTAAATAGCTGCCAAAAAAGGAACAAGACATCTTTTTCAATGGAAGTTGAACAAACAAGTTGAAATGGAGTGAGtaataatcattaaaaaacTCTAACCTCTCTTTTCTCTGAACAAGTTGCTCCAATGCTTGAACCAAACTATGCTTCACAGTACAGCAAATACATCCATTTGCAAGCTCTACCCATTCCTCCACAAGATCACCTTCTTCCCCTTCATTTATCATTGCTCTCTCAACTCCTAATTCCTCACCAAACTCATTAAGTATCACTGCTATTTTCTTCCCATGTTGAGTTTTCAATATGTAATTGATCaactaaaaataacaacaaaattaacTATTACGCTTTAATTCCAAACTAACTAACCTAATTATGAACTGAATAAGGAGAGGAGAAGCATAAATTACAGTGGATTTTCCGGAACCGAGATAGCCGGTGATGACGGTGACGCCAACCGGCGGAAGCTTTGAGCTCTTTGTCAGTTGATTAGAGTTGACGGCGTCGTTGATTTCGACGGCGAGCGGCGGTTCTTCGTCGGAATTCTCCATGCTCAGCGTCTTCAGTCGATTTTTCCCAATACAAGTGTAAATGCCTAAACGGGCTCTATATTATTGGGCCAAATGCAGAGGGCCCATAATGGGCTTATTTTTAGCTTGATAATGAATTGGTCCATCGTAATATGAAGCATTCAAGGTCGAGATCCAGTATCATAAGTAATaggaaaaagggaaaattatatgGAATGACAAACATTTCTAAGTAATTATATAAcagggtatagtttaatttatttactttctataattatagttttttttgctataattaatggGGTCCACCACCTATTATACAACCAATAGTATAAAAacgtttttttaaattttatatataaatttacacAAAACAATATTATCTCTCCTATTCATATTCCACCTTTTTCTCCTACAATTAATACTTCTATctgatttaaatttcaaattgtcCAAAATTCAATTACTCCCTCCCGAAGTTGAATTCAATTTTTCGTAGGTACTCCTAAATTTTAGtcgttttccttttttttccttattcaacaattgtatatgtattgtgtttcttatgttttttcatatttttttgatgaaataatctaTTGTTTGTTCTTATTAGATCTCAAATTAGTCACAgaatgaatgaatcatcttcaACTATGAGGATTACCAGAGGTATTCCATTGCATGTCAATTTTGTTGACAATTTACCATCGTTTTCAATGGGtttaactcaagattttggggttgaTGTAGGGTCTATGGTAAAATCAAAACAAGTTCAACATGAACAAACAATGGAAGAAttgagatcaaagaaaaaatatgacccTACGGCAGTTCAAGAAGTTATTAACAATGCTAAAGCTagaggcattaaaattgtacaaggaggaagaaagagaaaaatagtAAACATTGATTCAGAGGAAAATGTATGTGAAGTTGACGGATCTGAAGAACATCATAATCATGAGGTAGTGGCTTAAAACACAAatttagatacaattttttttgttacttagatgtcaatatacaaaaaaatattatttaagtaaattttgtattcacgtaattgtatatagtatattgcatgtttagtaCACACAtgttttagttatatatttgtatatgtgtcTGTAGATTTGATTACTTTATACATACTTTACGTtatgtataatgaataatatactaAGTCTTAATAGTGGTTGTAACAGATTGTATATTTAAAggctcattattatttttatttttgtatatatatacacaaagtaattggacttagttatacagatgaaaaaatttcatatatgattataatttgtatatttttttagttatatacaaattattgaagttagtatatattaagtttatatacatatacaaaaattgtaatttgtatattttagtagttatatacaaatcattgaagttagtatatattaagtttatatacatatacaaaaattgtaatttgtatattttagtagttatatacaaattattgaagttagtatatattaagtatatatattattggagtATATACAAAGTCATTTAGACAGTTGTATATATTGCCATGTTTAATTACTATACTCATGTAcacatattaatatacaaaaaaggtaagtttgtagacatatacaaaaattaatctGTACATGACTTCTTTTAAAATTGActgtttttgtatatattatacaatCAAATTACTGAATTGATTTTACAatgatattctttttaatatacaaaaactacataaaaaaaagtatataattgtatcaaAAGCAAAACACTTACTTTATGGCTATATATAATTATCACCAACGATTACATGTATTCGCTTACACTGATCTTctttataatatacaaatactacatcaacaaaaagtatataattgtatagtaCGAAATTTCTgcttaaaataatcatattttgaaaccaacttttcaaaaaaataaataaattatgacacCACAATAACGAACgcacataaatcaaaatttgtaaATCCAACAGAACATTGTATAATATTGCAATAATAAACATGAATTTTCATCCAATGAACACTTAACTGAATTcgattacaaagaaaaaaataaattttttttgatgaactGCTGTTTCATAAACAGCAAAAACAAGTTTGTCTTTTGTTTCAATTGTTgtataattcttatttttttggaaaaaaattttgaatttgaatgtttACCTTAAAAAAAGGACGTACCTTAAATTATGGCATTATCTATATTTATTGTTAGTATATTTAACGCTTCAGTTACaaatcactttttaaaataaaattgtataaataaaaaacaaaagaaaccttatacacaaaattaaagatacctaaaataactaaactatacccatagaatgtaattaggtaaactatacccatataatgttatttaatcaaataagttttccatatatgaaattttccctagGAAAAATGATAGAAATCCCACATTTAAGTtttcttattatcattatcccctattagttttataaatttccAAAATCCCTCATTTTCGTGCATTAGATTAATATATCAGTGCATCGGagtaatgtatctcgcgcatcagatcAATGTATCagcgcatcagattaatgtatctcgcgcatcagattagtatgtcatgtataaaatgtaaaccagattagtgtatcatgtgtagaatgtaatgtatcttacttaacgattaatgtatctcgcatatcagattaatgtatcagtgCTTAAATTATTGTATCAGTTTGAGAaatttctgtaattataaacttatatgggacaaatgataattttactttaaaagtatgtgatttctgTCATTTTCCTTAAGTAATAtcgtttttattttgttttgagatggttgatttgaatttaagttgaTGTGTAATACAAAAGAAGGAGAAGGTTAGCTTTAGTGGGACAACGATTGTACTTCTAGTTTGAGATCAAGGGTTCGAGTCGCTAATTCACTTACCTTAACAACTTTATAAAGGTTTTTgttttgaagataaaaaaaaaaaggttgcaCATATAGTAAGCACACTTGACctccaaattcaaatttatggGATCGAACCTAGGAGCGCTTCCACCTTTTTTGCTCTTTTAATGATTCAAACCCGCAACTTCGAATTTAAAGATGACGAGTGCTTACCATCTGAGCAATGCCTTCTTACTGTCGAGTTACgcaagaaaaaggaaaagaacaaaaaagtcTTACATTTCCAACAAGGAAAAACATCTTCCTCATGacttcaatttatttatatgtttaattatattCCTCTGATATAATAAAGCAAAATTGATGCAAGCTTTCAAACTTcctaaataatagaaaattttcaCATGATCATGACCTAATCAAACTTTAAAACTTCCTAATTAATAGGAAGGTAAACCTGTAAAGCAGTCATTATTCTCCTATTATAAAATGTGAATGAGTGCAACAATTCAAGAATTTTGAAAGAtgatttttattccttttaaaaTCATTAGAGAAACCATATATAGATAATGGAATTAGTTTTAATCATCTTATTGATGACTATAGTAAGTGATTATTTAGTTTGGTTTTGGTTACTAGTAGGAAAATTGAAAGGTCCAAAAACATGGCCATTAGTGGGTAGTATTCCACAAGGGTTGCTAATGTGGGAAATCGAATAGTAGTCAGTCAACTAAATGAATTACTAagattatatatgtttttgttttctttacaTATTTCTACGTGATTCAAGTGATATGAGAGCGCTAACTTCTATGTTAACAGGTATATCTTGTGCTAAGGGTGAAGAATGGATATCGCAAAGGAAAATCGAACATCGTTGGGTGAACCCAACAATCAAGAATGCCTCATTGCCAATTTTAGACAAGGCTTCAAAACACAACATGTCAATTGACTTACAAAAAATGATGATTTGTTTTGGTACTGATAATATTTTTGGAATTGCTCTAggcaaaaaattgaaaactttattaaatCCTGAGGATCCAATTGCACTAGCAATGgatacaatttttaaatttgctTTTAGAAGATTTTTCTATCCTAATTTCTTATGGaaatttatgagatttttacTCAATTGGATCTGAAGGAAGCCTAAAGAAgagtattcaaattttgaataatacGATAACTGAGGCACAAGAAGAACGTAACAATAGAAATAAAGATGAAACTGACATTCATGAAGAAAGTACAAGTTAATGGACACATTTTGCCTAGCTCTGCTATTATGGGTAcaattattgatattatatttgcgtaacacttcaaaaattagTAGACTAAACTAGAGTTGGAGCctaaagggtacaaaatattaacaaaaatttcaaaacggtatataaaattttatattaaccaaacggtaaaatcgctacACCAACAGCGACTTACCCCACCAAAAAAAGCAAAATTGCTGCctctgcagcgattttgcaaaatctatttttttaaaaaaaaaaatcattgccTAAGCAGCgatttatagaattttttttttacaaaatcgctacctaggcatcaattttaaaaaaataatttaaaaataaggaaatcgctgcctaggcagcgattttataaaaaaaaaattaaaaaataaagtaatcgctgttgtataaaaaaaaatttaaaaaaaattaagaaaatcgcTGCAGGGGCagcgatttaattttttttttaaatcgctTCCCCAGCAAcgatttctttattttatttttttgaaatcgcTGCTGGGGCAGcgatttccttttttttttcttctataaatCGTTGCTTAGGCAGCGattgattttgctttttccggtgGGGTAAGTCGCTGTTGGAGCAGCTTTTTTAccattttggttaatataaaattttatatatcgttttgaaatttttgttaatcttTTGTACCCTTTAAGCTCCGGACTCGACTAAACTAGAACTAAGAACTAGGGTTCTAGAGTGTGAAAGGCATGAAGATGGATACAAGTATGCAACATTTAATGGTGGATCAAGAATATGCATAGCTAAATACTTAACTTATCTTGAAATGAAGTCTGTAGCTTCAGCTATAGTACTTCATTACGAGTTATCTCATGTTTCTGGTAATCAAGTTACGTCAAAACTCTCCTTCAATATATCCATGAAGAACGGCCTTAAGGTCAACCTCAAACGTCGTGATCTAATGACTTTGATGTAATAAACTAAAAGTTTAAAAACTacatatttaaaagaaataagaaaaaaaaatttggccagAAAATTTGGTcagtgttatgaaactatataaatttagaagaagaagaaagtagggagaagagaaaagacttcttatttctcttgatgtatattcaagattcataaatctttcacaaatcttatttacaatgaaggaaaaccctttatttatagggaaaaccttacttggtccccaagtaggattcctaaccatatcctactaggactccacataattagacattcactataatacaaattgtttataacactcccccttgaatgtcggtagattatgtgcctcgttaaaaccttactagataaaacccagtagaaaaaaaatctagtgaaggaaaaagagtacacatatataataatacgcattatggatgcctcattaaaaaccttacaaggaaaacccaaTTAAACAAAACCTTGTGatgaaaaaagagtacatcatGTATTAACTCCCCCTCATGAAAACATCAAGAGACTTGCATTTTCGTTTTCCAATCTTGAgcatcatcttcttgaaagttgtagttggtagagacttggtggATAAATCAATTGTAGTATTACTTGAACAAACAtgttgcatgttgatatcaccattcttgggagctcatgagtgtagaaaaacattgatgaaatatgctttcttctatctTGCTTTATGAATATTTCCTTCAGGATCAAAGATTTCTGCAATTTCCTTACTTTGACTTCTTTACGCAAATAATTTAttgccttttgaaaactcttcaa
This DNA window, taken from Solanum lycopersicum chromosome 5, SLM_r2.1, encodes the following:
- the LOC101246925 gene encoding uncharacterized protein — translated: MENSDEEPPLAVEINDAVNSNQLTKSSKLPPVGVTVITGYLGSGKSTLINYILKTQHGKKIAVILNEFGEELGVERAMINEGEEGDLVEEWVELANGCICCTVKHSLVQALEQLVQRKERLDHILLETTGLANPAPLASVLWLDDQLESDVRLDSIITVVDAKNLRYQLKPNPDSSSFPEAYLQIAFADVIILNKVDLISLDDSGAVLEELVKEIRDVNSLANIIHSVRCQVDLSKILNCQAYDPTHAAHLEALLKENKSLTTKGLHDSEVRTLCICDAQQIDLDKVRIWLEELLWDKKYGMDVYRCKGILRVRNSDELHTLQGVREIYEIVPSRKWRNEEIQMNKIVFIGRFLNEEILLHSLHTCIVGTN